From the genome of Corallococcus macrosporus DSM 14697:
GGCGGCAATCTTGGGCAAGAGGCTCGTGGCCGTCATGCCCGGCAGCGTGTTGGTCTCCAGCAGGAACACTTCGCCTCCGTCGGTGACGATGACGTCCGACCGGGAGCCCCCGCTACAACCCAGGGCCTGGTGCGCGGCCAGACACACCTCGTTCACCCGCGCATACTGATCCGGAGGCAGGGGCGCGGGGAAGAGATACTGCGTGCCCGTGCCCGCTTTGTACTTCGCGTCGTAGTCGTAGAACTCGCGCGCGGCGCGGACCTCGATGACGCCCAAGGCCTCATCGTCCAGCACGCCACCCTGCACTTCGCGTCCCTTGACGAACTGCTCCACCAGCAGGGTGCCCGCGTACTTCGCCGCGTCCTGGACGGCGGCCTCGTAGGCGTCCCGCGTCTTGCAGATGTGCACGCCCACGCTGCTGCCTTCGCGGCTGGGCTTCACCACCACTGGAAACGGGAAGGACAGGCTGTCCGCCGCCGCCAGCGCCGACGC
Proteins encoded in this window:
- a CDS encoding D-alanine--D-alanine ligase — translated: MTPNRGAFTKDELKQKRVGVLLGGLSAERDVSLRTGEAVSGALRGLGYDVVDIDVGRDLPARLAAEKVDVAWLAVHGRYGEDGCLQGLLESLFIPYTGSGVLASALGMDKVYAKQVFVAHGIPTPAYRSFRDAASALAAADSLSFPFPVVVKPSREGSSVGVHICKTRDAYEAAVQDAAKYAGTLLVEQFVKGREVQGGVLDDEALGVIEVRAAREFYDYDAKYKAGTGTQYLFPAPLPPDQYARVNEVCLAAHQALGCSGGSRSDVIVTDGGEVFLLETNTLPGMTATSLLPKIAAGRGIDFPALCERLLLGACLKA